The Haloterrigena turkmenica DSM 5511 genome includes the window TTCCTGCGGGAGGAGAGCGAGCGCGAGTGGTGGCGTCACGATCGGTGTTAGACTCAGAACGATCGCGGCGACGGCGCTCGAGACGTACGATTGACCGATGAACAATAGTCCGTAATGAGCGCCGACCATCAGCCCGCCCGCGACGCCGATCGTTATCCAGTCGGTGCGCGTCCGGGGTCGCCACTCGCGTCCGAGGGCGAGGATAGCGCCCGCAAACAGCACTGTCGCGACGTCGAGTCGAAAGGCTGCAAAGAGGATCGGTGGCAGCGTCGCCAGTCCGACCTCGATCGCCGCGAAGGCGGTCCCCCAAGCGATCGCGAGGAGGCTGAAGAGCGTCAGATCTCTCTTTCTAGTCATTTCATATCGAGACGGTTCCCGGACACTTGTATGTTGCTAATATCTCGATACAGGGCCTGTGAGTGCCATATTCGAAGACATGTGTTACCAACCATCACGGTAATCAAGGGCCATGATAATCATTGATAAGATAAGACCGTCGAGGGATCTCGTAGCGGAGCCGCACCGCAGACTGCCGGCGGCGTGTCGGCTCCGCCCGGACGACCGTGATCGATCGACGCTGGAAGAACGTGCCCGTCGAGCCGAACTCCTCAGTGAGGATCAGCTGGTTGATCGCGAGGACGACGCCGGCGAGGAGGAGCGCGGAGGGACGGCGCCGATCGCCATAGAGGGAGAGCCACTGGACGAACTCGCCGGCCTCGAGTCACTCGGCGAGCCCGGTGTCGGACCGGGACGCCGTCGGGGCGTCTTCGCCGCTCATACGGCCGCTACCAGCACCGCTCACTTAGTAGCTAAGATGGCCTTTCAGCCTGTGAACCCCGCAGGATCGCTACCCCGGCTCGAGGCCGTCCGCTACAGATCGCGCTGGCGTCCCTTCGGCACCATCGAGCGCAGTTCGCCGTGGACGTAGAGGCCGATCCCGAGCGGCTCGAGTTCCCCGGCGATTTCGTGGGCTCCGATCAGGTACCCCCAGTCGCCCTCCCAGCGCTCGATCTCCCGGTCCTCGCCGGTCGCGAACGCTCGGGCCTCCTCGCGGTCGAGTTCGATCACGCAGTCGGTCGCGTGACCGCCGAAGCGCTGGACGAAGTCCGTCGTCGGCTTCCAGTGTTCCTGTCGGGTGCGCAGACAGGTCATCCCGATGGCCTCGATCTCGAGGGGCGTCGGCGCCTCGCCGCCGTAGATCCAGATCTTGCCGGCGCCCTTCTCCCAGAACGTGTAGTCGTCGAACGTTTCCGGCGGCATGCTGAACCGATCGCGGAAGTAGTCGACGACCTCCTCGCGGCTGACCCGGCCCTCGACAGTCTGTTCGGCCGGCGTCGCGGGCAGGCGATCGAATCGCTGGCCGTCGTTTCGCTCGAGGTCCCCGGTCGATTCGTCCGCCATTACGCGGTCACCTCCAGTTTCGCGACGAAGAAGCCGCCGGTGTCGTTCTGATGGGGGTAGATCCGCGCCGCCCGCTCGAGGCTCGAGTCGAATTCCTCGCCGTCCCACTCGGTCAGGCCGGGCGCGTACTCGAGGTCGATATCGAAGTCGACGACGCGACAGTCTTCCTCCTCTACGGCGTGCTGGACGACGGCCTCGTTCTCCTCAGGGGCGAAGGTACACGTCGAGTAGACGACGGTGCCGCCCTCGCGGGTGGCCTGTATCGCTCGTCGGAGAATGCCCTTCTGGACGCCCGAGACCGACGCGATGGCTCCCTCCGACCAGTTGTCCAGCGTGTCGGGGTTCTTCCGGATCGTCCCCTCGCAGGTACAGGGCGCGTCGACGAGCGCGCGGTCGAACTCGTCGAAGTCGAACCGGTTCAGGGAGTAGTTGCGCGCGTCGGCGTTCGTGACGGCGAGGCTCGTCGCGCCGAGGCGCTCGGCGTTAAAGCGCAGCGCCGAGATGCGCCCGAGGTTGTTGTCGTTGGCCACGACGGTTCCCTCGTCGCCCATCAGCGCGGCGAGCTGGGTCGCCTTCCCGCCCGGCGCGGCACAGCTGTCCCAGACCCGCTCACCGGGCTGGGGATCGAGGACGACCGGCGGCACCGCCGAGACCTCCTCCTGGCCGTGGGTGAAGCCGTGGAACGAGGTCCACGTCGATCCCGGCGACCCCGTCTCGAGGCGCAGCACGCGGGGGTTCCAGTCGGCCTGCTCGTACGCGAGGCCCTCCTCCTCGAGGACCGCGACCGTCCGCTCGACCGAGGCCTTGATGGTGTTGACGCGGGCGGCATTGCCCAGCGGCCGCTCGCAGGCCTCGAGGAACGCGTCGAAATCGTCGATAATCGGTCGATACCGCTCGAGTGGCTCCATTGCCCGCGGATTCGAACGCCCCGCGTTTGTGGGTTTCGAAGCGCCGGGCGCGGCCGAATCGGTGCCACTCCGTCCCGGGAGCCGCCGCCCTCGATTTTATGGGGGCGCCAGCAGACGTCTCGAACATGGCACAAATCCGCCAGCAGGGGCCCGAGATGGACCTCGAGGAACCGGTTCTCGTCGAGGGCTTCCCGGGACTCGGACTCGTCGGCAAGATCGCGACCGACCACCTCGTCGAGGAACTCGACATGCGCTACTACGCCAGCGTCGACTGCGGGGGGCTGCCCCGCGTCGGCGTCTACCGCGGCGGCGACCGGACGGCCCGACCGCCGGTCCGGATCTACGCCAGCGAGGAGCACGACCTCCTCGCGCTCCAGAGCGACGCGCCGATCAAGTCCGACGCCGTCGGCTCCGTCGCCGAGTGCCTCACCGAGTGGATCGTCGGACAGGACGCGCTGCCGCTCTACCTCAGCGGACTGCCGGCCGAGCGCGAAGACGAACCCGAAATCTACGGTATCGGAACCGGTGACGCCGCCGAGCGACTCGAGGACCACGGGATCGACGTCCCACCAGAAGACGGCGTCGTCACGGGGCCGACGGGGGCGCTCATCAACCGCGCCGCACAGCGCGACTACGACAGCGTCGGCCTCGTCGTCGAATCGAGCCCGCAGTTCCCCGACCCCGAGGCCGCGAGCGTCCTCCTCGAGGACGGCGTCTGCCCGATCGCCGACGTCGATGTCGAAGTCCAGGAGCTACTCGACCGCGCGGCGGAGATCCGAGAGAAGCGAGAACAGTTCGCCCAGCAGATGCAACAGGTCAACCAGGAAGAGAGTTCGCAGGCCCAGCCGCTGCGAATGTACCAGTAGCGAGCGTCGCTCGACTGCGGCTCGTTCTCTCGAGCGTCGTCACCGAGACTGCGCCGTCGATCGGTGACGCCGTGCCGATCGCTCGACGCGTCCGTGTTCGAAGGGGGCGTCTCGGGAATCCGATCGAGCCCCGACCGTGTTCGGGGTAATCACCTTCGACGCGGCACCGCTTTCTCCGATTATATGAGTGTAGGTATGCCCAAACAGTTGGCAGCCGGCGACGACGATCGACACCTCCGGCGAAGTCCCAGTCGAGGCGGTATCGCGTTCGAACCACACACCGCCGCCACTCAGGACCGATGACCGCCGAAATCGACCCGGAGCGACGACTCGGCGCGCTCGTCAGAGACAACCCCGAATTCGCGTCGGTGTTCGAGTCCGTCGGCATCGACTACTGCTGCGGCGGCGACGCCTTGCTCGAGCGGGCCTGTGCCGACGCCGACCTCGAGGTCGGTGCCGTCGTCGAGCGACTCCGCGACGCGCGGTCGGACGGCGGCGACGGAACCGACGACTGGGACTCGCTGTCGGCGCTCGTCGACGACATCGTCGAGAACCACCACGACTACCTTCGGGCCGAGTTGCCGTCGCTCGAGCGAACGGTCCGGAAGGTCGTCCGCGTCCACGGGGACGACCACCCGGAACTCCACGACGTCGAATCGACGTTTCTCGACCTCGAAGACGAGGTCACCCACCATATCGAGGACGAGGAGGAGAACGTCTTCCCCGAGCTCGAACGCCTCGAGGACGAGACGGCGCTGACCGGCGACGAGGAGGCGCAGGTCCGCGAGGCGATCGACCACCTCGAGGACGAACACGACGCGGCCGCCGCCCACCTCGAGCGACTCCGCTCGCTGACCGACGACTACGCGGTCCCGGAGGGCGCGTGTACCAGCTACCGAAACATGCTCGACCGACTGCAGCTCCTCGAGGAGGACATGCACCTGCACATCCACAAGGAGAACAACGTCCTGTTTCCCGACGCACAGGACCGACTCGCGACAGCGGTCGCGGAGTAATCGACCGCGCCGTCGGGAGTCGGTGAGTCACGCGTCGGTCTTCTCCGCGACGATCGCGATCGCGCGGAGCCGGTCGTCGTACGCGTCGAAGATCCGTCGCATCGAGCGGACG containing:
- a CDS encoding DUF7122 family protein, with the protein product MADESTGDLERNDGQRFDRLPATPAEQTVEGRVSREEVVDYFRDRFSMPPETFDDYTFWEKGAGKIWIYGGEAPTPLEIEAIGMTCLRTRQEHWKPTTDFVQRFGGHATDCVIELDREEARAFATGEDREIERWEGDWGYLIGAHEIAGELEPLGIGLYVHGELRSMVPKGRQRDL
- a CDS encoding RsmB/NOP family class I SAM-dependent RNA methyltransferase; protein product: MEPLERYRPIIDDFDAFLEACERPLGNAARVNTIKASVERTVAVLEEEGLAYEQADWNPRVLRLETGSPGSTWTSFHGFTHGQEEVSAVPPVVLDPQPGERVWDSCAAPGGKATQLAALMGDEGTVVANDNNLGRISALRFNAERLGATSLAVTNADARNYSLNRFDFDEFDRALVDAPCTCEGTIRKNPDTLDNWSEGAIASVSGVQKGILRRAIQATREGGTVVYSTCTFAPEENEAVVQHAVEEEDCRVVDFDIDLEYAPGLTEWDGEEFDSSLERAARIYPHQNDTGGFFVAKLEVTA
- a CDS encoding proteasome assembly chaperone family protein: MAQIRQQGPEMDLEEPVLVEGFPGLGLVGKIATDHLVEELDMRYYASVDCGGLPRVGVYRGGDRTARPPVRIYASEEHDLLALQSDAPIKSDAVGSVAECLTEWIVGQDALPLYLSGLPAEREDEPEIYGIGTGDAAERLEDHGIDVPPEDGVVTGPTGALINRAAQRDYDSVGLVVESSPQFPDPEAASVLLEDGVCPIADVDVEVQELLDRAAEIREKREQFAQQMQQVNQEESSQAQPLRMYQ
- the ric gene encoding iron-sulfur cluster repair di-iron protein — encoded protein: MTAEIDPERRLGALVRDNPEFASVFESVGIDYCCGGDALLERACADADLEVGAVVERLRDARSDGGDGTDDWDSLSALVDDIVENHHDYLRAELPSLERTVRKVVRVHGDDHPELHDVESTFLDLEDEVTHHIEDEEENVFPELERLEDETALTGDEEAQVREAIDHLEDEHDAAAAHLERLRSLTDDYAVPEGACTSYRNMLDRLQLLEEDMHLHIHKENNVLFPDAQDRLATAVAE